One genomic region from Phragmites australis chromosome 1, lpPhrAust1.1, whole genome shotgun sequence encodes:
- the LOC133918823 gene encoding protein PLASTID TRANSCRIPTIONALLY ACTIVE 7-like — protein sequence MAMAMAMATVSLAVAAHHHGGGHLSAGFLSSPRAGGRAGRSCVTISMRAQKKKSRGESGSGSGGGGGGGDGRASSERRVWRRRKLTKVDDMLRYKLDRIPFLEEKVRKVRENGKIVCLDINQLMLSQENRFAFTMEVAEEANTYLEKNRHEYGLKKPILHVLSDRMNEAGFSRPEGYLYPYPIKPGPYFIKEEGH from the exons ATGGCTATGGCTATGGCAATGGCAACGGTTTCCCTCGCTGTAGCCGCGcaccaccacggcggcggccaCCTGTCCGCCGGCTTCCTCTCCTCCCCGCGAGCAGGTGGGAGGGCCGGCCGCAGCTGCGTCACCATCTCTATGAGAGCCCAG aagaagaagagcagAGGAGAGTCCGGGAGTGggagcggaggcggaggcggaggcggggacGGGCGGGCGAGCAGCGAGCGGCGAGTGTGGCGTCGTCGGAAATTG ACCAAAGTGGATGACATGTTGCGGTACAAGTTGGATCGTATCCCTTTCTTGGAAGAGAAGGTGAGAAAAGTAAGGGAAAACGGGAAAATCGTATGCTTGGACATCAATCAGCTTATGTTATCTCAAGAGAATAGATTTGCATTCACAATGGAGGTGGCTGAAGAAGCTAACACCTATCTTGAGAAGAATAGGCATGAGTATGGATTGAAGAAACCTATACTGCATGTGCTCAGTGACCGCATGAATGAAGCTGGATTTTCTCGGCCAGAGGGTTACCTTTATCCTTATCCTATCAAGCCTGGTCCTTATTTCATTAAAGAGGAGGGACATTGA